In a single window of the uncultured Dysgonomonas sp. genome:
- a CDS encoding NAD(P)H-dependent oxidoreductase yields MKKVLIINGHPDRESFCFGLHQSYKKGSLAKGNEVEEIILSDMAFNPILMYGYRKRTELEPDLLEAWEKLKWAEHIVWIYPTWWASPPALLKGFIERIFLPGFTFEYQEKSPFPKKLFTGKTSEIISTMDAPVFYYKWIVKDIGGKMIRKDIGAFCGIKNIRTTYLATIKTSTPEQREKWLNKIELIARK; encoded by the coding sequence ATGAAAAAGGTACTAATTATTAACGGCCATCCCGACAGGGAAAGCTTCTGTTTCGGATTGCACCAAAGCTACAAAAAAGGGTCTTTAGCGAAAGGGAATGAAGTAGAAGAAATTATCCTTTCGGATATGGCTTTCAATCCCATCCTGATGTACGGTTACCGTAAGCGGACAGAGTTAGAGCCTGATTTGCTGGAAGCATGGGAAAAGCTGAAATGGGCAGAACATATTGTCTGGATTTACCCTACATGGTGGGCATCACCACCAGCACTATTGAAAGGGTTCATAGAACGTATATTCCTCCCGGGATTTACATTCGAGTATCAGGAAAAGTCGCCGTTTCCCAAGAAACTGTTTACAGGAAAGACTTCCGAAATAATCAGCACAATGGATGCCCCTGTATTCTATTACAAATGGATCGTAAAAGACATTGGAGGGAAGATGATCAGGAAAGATATCGGAGCATTCTGCGGAATAAAGAATATCCGGACTACTTATTTGGCAACAATAAAAACATCGACTCCCGAACAGCGGGAAAAATGGTTGAACAAAATAGAGCTTATCGCTCGTAAATAA
- a CDS encoding chorismate mutase encodes MKSQNEALHCSLDEVRMNIDKIDAELVGLIAKRSKFVSQATRFKQSAQDVVASDRVSSVISKVRTLAEESGLNPVVAEKVYRAMINAFINEELAEFNSLYKEIKQSYY; translated from the coding sequence ATGAAATCACAAAATGAAGCCCTGCATTGCTCTCTTGACGAAGTGAGGATGAACATTGATAAAATAGATGCGGAACTGGTCGGATTGATTGCAAAACGTAGTAAATTTGTATCACAAGCCACCCGGTTCAAACAATCGGCGCAGGATGTTGTTGCTTCTGACAGAGTAAGCTCCGTAATATCCAAAGTGAGAACTTTGGCTGAAGAATCCGGTCTAAACCCTGTGGTGGCAGAGAAAGTGTACAGGGCTATGATAAATGCGTTTATCAATGAAGAATTAGCCGAGTTCAATTCTTTATATAAAGAAATAAAGCAGTCGTATTACTAA
- the trpD gene encoding anthranilate phosphoribosyltransferase gives MKQILNRLFEHQYLNRTEAKEILTNMAAGNYNESQIAAFISVFLMRSISVDEFLGFADALLDLRANVDALAAYNPIDIVGTGGDNKNTFNISTLACFVTAGAGYKVAKHGNYGATSVSGASNVMEQHGVKFTADVSKLEESLDKTNIAYMHAPLFNNALKVVAPVRKALGVRTFFNMLGPVVNPIKPKRTVLGVFNLKMARLYSYMYQQTDVDYSIVHGLDGYDEISLTGDFKIINKFEEKIYTPEQVGFDRCLEMELDGGNTPEDASKIFDNVISNTATKAQANAVIANAATAIQTINPQLSFEDAIAEARESLESGKTKETFLKFLTLNT, from the coding sequence ATGAAACAGATACTCAACAGGCTTTTCGAACATCAGTACCTCAACCGTACCGAGGCAAAAGAAATACTGACCAATATGGCAGCAGGCAACTACAATGAATCCCAGATTGCCGCGTTTATCAGCGTATTCCTTATGCGGAGCATCAGTGTAGACGAATTCCTCGGATTTGCAGATGCACTGCTGGATTTGCGGGCAAATGTAGATGCACTGGCCGCATATAATCCGATAGACATTGTAGGTACAGGCGGCGACAACAAAAATACCTTTAATATATCCACTCTTGCCTGTTTTGTTACAGCCGGAGCAGGATATAAAGTAGCCAAACACGGTAACTACGGAGCTACCTCGGTCAGTGGCGCATCGAATGTGATGGAACAGCATGGAGTTAAATTCACCGCCGATGTCAGTAAGCTGGAAGAGTCGCTTGATAAAACCAATATCGCTTATATGCATGCCCCATTGTTCAACAATGCCCTGAAAGTGGTTGCGCCCGTTCGCAAAGCCCTGGGAGTACGGACATTCTTCAACATGCTGGGGCCTGTTGTAAACCCTATAAAACCCAAAAGGACGGTATTGGGTGTTTTCAACCTGAAAATGGCGCGGTTGTATTCCTACATGTACCAACAGACCGATGTTGATTATTCTATCGTACATGGTTTAGACGGATACGATGAGATTTCACTAACAGGGGATTTCAAGATAATCAATAAATTTGAAGAGAAAATCTATACTCCCGAACAGGTCGGATTTGACCGTTGCCTGGAGATGGAACTGGATGGAGGTAATACTCCCGAAGATGCTTCAAAGATATTCGATAACGTTATCAGTAACACGGCAACCAAAGCTCAGGCAAATGCCGTGATAGCAAATGCGGCAACAGCAATACAAACTATAAATCCGCAACTTTCTTTCGAGGATGCAATTGCTGAGGCACGCGAATCGTTAGAGAGCGGAAAAACGAAGGAAACGTTTTTGAAGTTCCTGACGTTAAATACATAA
- a CDS encoding TrpB-like pyridoxal phosphate-dependent enzyme — translation MMNKKILLSENDIPRSWYNIVADMKNKPLPPLHPGTKKPLEVSDLEPIFATELAKQELNDTDRWIEIPEPIRELYKNYRPTPLVRAYGLEKALDTPAHIYFKNESVSPVGSHKLNSAIAQAYYCKEQGITNITTETGAGQWGAALSYAANHFGLDLAVYMVKISYHQKPYRRSIMQTYGAEVIASPSMSTKAGRKIITENPNYQGSLGTAISEAVELALNTPNCRYTLGSVLNHVSLHQTIIGLEAEKQMEMAGEYPDVVIGCFGGGSNFSGITFPFLRHKLTEGKDIRLVAAEPASCPKLTRGKFEYDFGDEVGYTPLLPMYTLGHNFAPANIHAGGLRYHGAGTIVSQLKKDGYIEAVDVKQLDTFEAAILFAKSEGIIPAPESSHAIYAAIQEALKAKEEGRQKTILFNLSGHGLIDMASYDRYFDGELSNHELSDEEIAKTTDTLEKLV, via the coding sequence ATCATGAACAAGAAAATCCTTTTAAGCGAAAACGACATTCCCAGAAGCTGGTATAACATTGTTGCGGATATGAAAAACAAACCGCTACCGCCACTTCACCCGGGAACAAAAAAACCGTTAGAAGTAAGTGACTTAGAACCAATATTCGCGACAGAACTTGCCAAACAGGAATTAAACGATACCGACCGTTGGATAGAAATCCCTGAACCAATAAGGGAATTATATAAAAATTACCGCCCTACACCATTAGTACGTGCCTATGGTTTGGAAAAGGCGCTGGATACTCCCGCTCATATCTATTTTAAGAATGAAAGTGTCAGCCCTGTAGGCTCACACAAACTAAACTCGGCAATAGCACAGGCATATTACTGTAAAGAGCAGGGGATAACAAATATAACAACCGAAACTGGCGCAGGGCAATGGGGTGCCGCCTTATCATACGCAGCAAATCACTTTGGTCTGGATCTGGCTGTTTATATGGTAAAGATAAGCTATCACCAAAAACCTTACCGTCGTTCGATCATGCAGACATATGGCGCGGAGGTTATAGCATCGCCAAGCATGAGTACCAAAGCGGGACGTAAGATTATTACAGAAAACCCTAATTATCAGGGAAGCCTTGGAACAGCTATCTCCGAAGCGGTGGAATTGGCTTTAAATACTCCAAACTGTAGATATACCTTAGGCAGTGTATTGAATCATGTATCGCTTCACCAGACCATCATCGGTCTGGAGGCAGAAAAGCAAATGGAGATGGCAGGAGAATATCCGGATGTAGTAATCGGTTGTTTCGGAGGTGGCTCTAACTTCTCCGGAATTACGTTTCCATTCTTGCGTCATAAACTGACCGAAGGAAAAGATATCCGTCTTGTGGCGGCAGAACCAGCGTCATGCCCGAAATTAACCCGTGGTAAATTTGAGTATGACTTTGGGGATGAAGTAGGATATACCCCTCTTCTGCCGATGTACACTTTAGGCCATAATTTTGCACCCGCTAATATTCATGCCGGAGGACTCCGTTATCATGGAGCGGGAACTATCGTCAGCCAATTGAAAAAAGACGGATATATAGAGGCTGTGGATGTGAAGCAGCTAGATACATTCGAGGCCGCCATATTATTTGCTAAATCGGAAGGTATAATTCCGGCCCCTGAATCATCGCATGCCATTTATGCAGCCATTCAGGAAGCCTTGAAAGCAAAAGAAGAGGGCAGGCAAAAAACAATTCTGTTCAACCTCTCAGGTCATGGACTTATCGATATGGCTTCTTATGACCGTTATTTCGATGGAGAATTATCTAACCATGAGTTGAGCGACGAAGAAATTGCCAAAACAACGGATACATTGGAAAAATTAGTGTAG
- a CDS encoding aminodeoxychorismate/anthranilate synthase component II has protein sequence MKPSNQSLPLGEARRGPILIFDNYDSFTYNLVHLVKELGFTDVDVYRNDKIALEDIAKYDKIILSPGPGIPSEAGLLLPLIKEYAGKKPILGVCLGHQAIGEAFGAKLSNLEDVYHGVATRIEVIRPDYLFNGLDKTLEVGRYHSWIVDNNDLPESIEVTAVDDNGQIMALRHKEYDIHGVQFHPESVLTPTGETIVRNFLNN, from the coding sequence ATGAAGCCATCTAATCAATCCCTCCCCTTAGGGGAGGCTAGGAGGGGCCCAATCCTCATTTTCGACAACTACGACTCATTCACATATAATCTTGTTCATCTGGTTAAAGAATTAGGTTTTACTGATGTGGATGTATATAGAAATGATAAAATTGCTTTGGAAGATATTGCAAAGTATGACAAGATAATACTTTCTCCAGGGCCGGGTATCCCGTCCGAAGCCGGATTGCTTTTACCTCTGATAAAAGAATATGCAGGAAAGAAACCTATACTTGGTGTTTGCTTGGGACATCAGGCAATAGGAGAAGCCTTTGGTGCGAAACTGTCCAATCTGGAAGATGTTTATCATGGGGTGGCCACCAGAATAGAAGTTATAAGGCCCGATTACCTGTTCAACGGGTTAGATAAAACCCTGGAAGTGGGGCGTTATCATTCATGGATAGTGGATAATAATGATTTACCGGAAAGCATCGAAGTTACCGCGGTAGACGATAACGGACAGATAATGGCGCTCCGTCATAAAGAATATGATATACATGGGGTCCAATTCCATCCCGAATCGGTACTGACACCAACCGGTGAAACGATAGTAAGAAATTTTTTAAATAACTAA
- a CDS encoding anthranilate synthase component I family protein → MKYNIQVKTKNLLADLQTPVGIYLKVRDIYPESALLESSDYHGGENSFSFIGISPIARFKVDNNEITYTYPDNTTKQETLSEGQKLTDKFHDFIGQFDVQGENKTNINGFFGYTSYDAIRYFEAVDPINNKLNNADIPEFYYILYRFILVINHLKNELTIVENVVEGTEEKTLELEAIVMNNNIASYNFEAIGSEQSMITDEQHQEMIRKGIAHCKRGDVFQIVLSRCFTQKFAGDDFKVYRSLRSINPSPYLFYFDFGSFRIFGSSPETHCKITKGKAYIDPIAGTYFRTGDDEKDRILSENLLKDEKENAEHVMLVDLARNDLSRNCHDVKVDFYKNVQFYSHVIHLVSRVSGIVDNDRNNISVFADTFPAGTLSGAPKVRAMQLIRDIEKQMRGVYGGCIGYIGFNGDLNQAITIRTFLSRNSTLYYQAGGGIVSKSNPETEVMEVKNKLGALAKAVKAAVELKN, encoded by the coding sequence ATGAAATACAACATACAAGTCAAAACCAAAAATCTCCTCGCCGATTTACAAACTCCCGTCGGCATATACCTAAAAGTTAGAGATATATATCCAGAATCGGCTTTACTCGAAAGCTCCGACTATCACGGAGGAGAAAACAGTTTTTCATTCATTGGGATTAGTCCTATTGCCCGTTTCAAGGTAGACAATAATGAAATAACCTATACATACCCTGACAATACAACCAAACAGGAAACGTTATCTGAGGGACAAAAACTAACAGATAAATTCCACGATTTTATAGGTCAGTTTGATGTGCAGGGTGAAAACAAGACAAATATAAACGGATTCTTCGGTTATACATCATACGATGCAATTCGATATTTTGAGGCCGTCGACCCTATTAATAATAAATTAAACAATGCCGATATTCCTGAGTTTTACTATATTCTGTATCGCTTTATCCTCGTCATCAATCATCTGAAAAATGAATTGACCATCGTCGAGAATGTTGTGGAAGGAACAGAAGAAAAGACGCTTGAGCTAGAAGCTATTGTAATGAATAATAACATAGCGTCATACAATTTCGAGGCCATAGGTTCTGAGCAATCGATGATTACGGACGAACAACATCAGGAAATGATACGGAAAGGAATTGCCCATTGCAAACGGGGGGATGTGTTCCAGATTGTCCTTTCACGTTGCTTTACGCAGAAATTTGCAGGAGATGACTTTAAAGTATATCGTTCCTTGCGTTCCATTAATCCTTCCCCATATTTATTTTACTTCGATTTCGGTTCTTTCCGAATCTTCGGTTCTTCACCCGAGACACACTGCAAAATAACAAAAGGGAAAGCATATATAGACCCTATTGCCGGTACTTATTTCCGTACAGGAGATGATGAGAAAGACCGCATTCTGTCCGAGAATTTACTCAAAGACGAAAAGGAAAATGCCGAACACGTCATGCTCGTCGATCTTGCCCGCAACGACCTCAGCCGTAATTGCCACGATGTAAAAGTGGATTTCTATAAAAATGTACAGTTCTATTCACATGTTATCCATCTGGTTTCTCGTGTGAGCGGTATAGTAGACAATGACAGGAATAACATTTCTGTTTTTGCAGACACTTTTCCCGCAGGAACACTATCCGGTGCGCCTAAGGTAAGAGCTATGCAACTGATACGCGACATAGAAAAGCAAATGCGTGGTGTTTATGGAGGCTGTATCGGGTATATCGGATTCAATGGCGACCTCAATCAGGCCATTACTATCCGTACTTTCCTTAGCCGTAACAGTACACTTTATTATCAGGCAGGAGGAGGAATAGTTTCCAAATCGAACCCTGAAACAGAAGTCATGGAAGTAAAAAATAAACTGGGAGCATTGGCCAAAGCTGTGAAAGCAGCAGTAGAATTAAAAAATTAA
- the trpB gene encoding tryptophan synthase subunit beta: MKNFTVDSNGFYGDFGGAYIPEILYDNVETLKNSYLEIIDDPSFRKEYEDLLRDYAGRPSPLFLAERLSQKHGCKIYLKREDLNHTGSHKINNAIGQILIAKRMGKTRIIAETGAGQHGVATATVCALMNLECIVYMGATDVERQKLNVQKMEMLGAKVVPVTSGNMTLKDATNEAIRDWCSNPSNTYYVIGSTIGPHPYPDMVARLQSVISEEIRKQLLEKEGREAPDYVMACVGGGSNAAGTIYHFIDEPDVKIVLSEAAGKGIDSGESAATIHLGKLGIIHGCKTLIMQSEDGQIEEPYSISAGLDYPGIGPIHAHMAQTGRSEVLAVTDDEAMQAAFELTRLEGIIPAIESAHALGALDKMKFKAEDVVVLCLSGRGDKDMETYINYKK, encoded by the coding sequence ATGAAAAATTTTACAGTTGACTCAAATGGTTTTTATGGAGATTTCGGAGGAGCTTATATCCCCGAAATACTTTACGACAATGTGGAAACACTAAAGAATTCATATTTGGAGATTATAGATGATCCCTCTTTCCGTAAAGAATATGAAGATTTGCTCAGAGACTACGCAGGTCGCCCCTCTCCTCTTTTCCTTGCAGAAAGACTCTCCCAAAAACATGGCTGTAAAATATACCTGAAGCGTGAAGACCTTAACCACACAGGTTCACATAAAATAAACAATGCAATAGGACAAATCCTGATCGCGAAACGTATGGGCAAAACCCGTATCATTGCGGAAACCGGGGCCGGACAACATGGTGTAGCTACTGCAACAGTATGTGCGCTGATGAATCTGGAATGCATTGTGTATATGGGAGCTACGGATGTAGAACGTCAAAAACTGAATGTGCAGAAAATGGAAATGCTGGGAGCAAAGGTAGTACCTGTTACCAGTGGCAACATGACTCTGAAAGATGCTACAAATGAAGCTATCCGCGACTGGTGTTCCAATCCATCAAACACATATTACGTGATAGGTTCTACCATAGGCCCTCACCCTTATCCCGATATGGTTGCACGTTTGCAATCTGTTATCAGTGAAGAAATCCGCAAGCAATTGCTTGAAAAAGAAGGCCGCGAAGCACCCGATTATGTAATGGCATGCGTTGGCGGGGGCAGCAATGCCGCAGGGACAATCTACCATTTTATAGATGAACCCGATGTAAAAATCGTACTCTCCGAGGCAGCCGGTAAAGGTATAGATTCGGGTGAGTCGGCCGCTACTATCCATTTAGGAAAGCTAGGTATCATACATGGTTGTAAAACGCTGATAATGCAATCGGAAGACGGACAGATCGAAGAGCCTTATTCCATTTCCGCCGGACTCGATTATCCGGGCATCGGCCCTATACATGCGCATATGGCTCAGACAGGGCGTTCGGAAGTATTAGCCGTAACCGACGACGAAGCGATGCAGGCAGCCTTTGAACTGACAAGACTGGAAGGAATCATTCCTGCAATAGAATCGGCTCATGCATTAGGAGCTTTGGATAAGATGAAATTTAAAGCAGAAGATGTTGTTGTGCTTTGTCTCTCAGGACGTGGCGATAAGGATATGGAAACGTATATAAACTACAAAAAATAA